The following are encoded in a window of Solidesulfovibrio magneticus RS-1 genomic DNA:
- a CDS encoding NAD-glutamate dehydrogenase domain-containing protein — protein sequence MPESSLPDAAVLARSVNRDLRRQVSELAPWFAANMPAYYFRTHDAAEQARHLRAVISGEVLTGGQSATLWDATRTRLTRIAPANGSCLLDHLAERVDDNIRTSRLYASLDGRLRLDTFLLDPQPPVAPKSPAMRRAVAAMMAGGHLDARFRQAFTAFLGGAPADYVEKFDPLRAARHFALARELDGRDGVRVELHLLADASESRLVLAMREPPRSGLLLQVAQAVMSEGLSILRGYSDRFVLAGGDLSVISLYVARGGRALDPADAAWKRLRLLLRRVKWSVPAQDQPLAVLASRHGFAQEEVELLGAGCECARQFLLPRNRYAFSMDNVHGVLIAHPARARALLDVFAARFDPQLPVRHRETDDGPLAGAVLDGLDDDLARQVFAAVIELWRHVLRTNCYLADRFGLAFRLDPGVIEAIGGVPRPSGEHLPHALFFVAGPKMRGFHVRYREMARGGVRLVRTRTWAQLELESGRLYEEAKHLAESQQLKNKDIPEGGAKAVLLLDPGADPTLALKSAVDGLLDLLVPGDEADTLPGVVDYLGRPELVYLGPDEGITPDHIRWIVRRAAKRGYGWPRAFMSSKPEGGINHKRYGVTSLGVLEFADAFLREAGIDPDRQEFTVKLTGGPAGDVAGNALIQLFSRYGDRAKVLAISDGHGAAYDPAGLDAAELARLVAAETSITGFDPARLSGSQAFVLAADTPQGAKARASLHNTVVADLFIPAGGRPDTINDANWSAFCDEAGRPSARVVIEGANLFLTSGARRGLEAAGVLIAPGPSANKAGVICSSYEILAGMAMTEEELAACHGRYVEEVLVILGRKARNEAGLLLRERRRRGGTTGLVGLSREASLEITALKDALSEAMARQAPTVADIAADPLLTELIAAHCPPLVAARHLERLFAVAPAAYLHAVAAAQAASTIVYAEGLGWLSRLAGLRDLMAIVRAYFAAAGELDRRLAALGRSRMPGRDELAGLLARSGRKLLCEQALGLDGPAAGGESEGL from the coding sequence ATGCCCGAGTCCAGCCTGCCCGACGCCGCCGTCCTCGCCCGAAGCGTCAACCGCGACCTACGCCGCCAGGTGAGCGAACTGGCTCCCTGGTTCGCGGCCAACATGCCGGCCTACTATTTCCGCACCCACGACGCCGCCGAACAGGCCCGCCACCTGCGCGCCGTCATCTCCGGCGAAGTGCTGACCGGCGGCCAATCGGCTACCCTCTGGGACGCCACCCGCACCCGGCTGACCCGCATCGCCCCGGCCAACGGTTCCTGCCTGCTCGACCATCTGGCCGAACGGGTTGACGACAATATTCGCACCTCGCGGCTCTACGCCTCCCTGGACGGCCGTTTGCGGCTGGACACCTTTCTGCTCGACCCCCAGCCGCCGGTGGCCCCCAAAAGCCCGGCCATGCGTCGGGCCGTGGCCGCCATGATGGCCGGCGGCCATCTCGATGCCCGGTTCCGCCAGGCTTTCACCGCCTTTCTCGGCGGCGCACCGGCGGATTACGTCGAGAAGTTCGACCCCCTGCGGGCCGCCCGCCACTTCGCCCTGGCCCGGGAACTCGACGGCCGCGACGGCGTGCGGGTGGAGCTGCATCTTTTGGCCGACGCTTCCGAGAGCCGGCTTGTCCTGGCCATGCGTGAGCCGCCCCGGTCCGGACTTTTGCTGCAAGTGGCCCAGGCCGTCATGTCCGAGGGCCTGTCCATCCTGCGCGGCTATTCCGACCGGTTTGTCCTGGCCGGCGGAGACCTGTCGGTTATTAGCCTCTACGTCGCCCGGGGAGGCCGGGCCCTTGACCCGGCCGACGCGGCCTGGAAACGGCTGCGGCTGCTTCTGCGCCGGGTCAAGTGGAGCGTGCCGGCCCAGGATCAGCCCCTGGCCGTCCTGGCTTCGCGGCACGGGTTTGCCCAGGAGGAAGTCGAGTTGCTCGGGGCCGGCTGCGAATGCGCTCGGCAATTCCTGCTGCCCCGAAACCGCTACGCCTTTTCCATGGACAACGTGCACGGCGTCCTTATCGCCCATCCGGCCCGGGCCAGGGCGCTGCTGGATGTGTTTGCCGCCCGGTTTGATCCGCAACTGCCCGTGCGGCATCGGGAAACCGACGATGGGCCGCTGGCCGGAGCCGTGCTGGACGGCCTCGACGACGATCTGGCCCGGCAGGTGTTTGCCGCCGTCATCGAACTGTGGCGGCATGTGCTGCGCACGAACTGTTATCTGGCCGACCGTTTCGGCCTGGCGTTCCGTCTCGACCCCGGCGTCATCGAGGCAATTGGCGGCGTGCCTCGACCGTCCGGGGAGCACCTGCCCCATGCGCTCTTTTTCGTTGCCGGCCCAAAAATGCGCGGCTTCCACGTGCGCTACCGCGAGATGGCCCGGGGCGGGGTGCGTCTGGTGCGGACCCGGACCTGGGCCCAGCTCGAACTGGAGTCCGGCCGGCTCTACGAAGAGGCCAAGCACTTGGCCGAGTCCCAGCAGCTCAAGAACAAGGATATCCCCGAAGGCGGGGCCAAGGCCGTGCTGCTCCTTGATCCCGGGGCCGATCCCACCCTGGCGCTCAAAAGCGCCGTGGACGGGCTGCTCGACCTGCTCGTGCCCGGGGACGAGGCCGATACCCTTCCCGGCGTGGTCGATTATCTGGGCCGGCCCGAGCTCGTTTATCTCGGCCCGGATGAGGGCATCACCCCGGACCATATCCGCTGGATCGTGCGCCGGGCCGCCAAACGCGGCTACGGCTGGCCCCGGGCGTTTATGAGTTCCAAGCCCGAGGGCGGCATCAACCACAAGCGTTACGGCGTCACCAGCCTTGGCGTGCTGGAATTCGCCGACGCCTTTTTGCGCGAGGCCGGCATTGACCCCGACCGCCAGGAATTCACGGTCAAGCTGACCGGCGGCCCGGCTGGGGACGTGGCCGGCAACGCCCTGATCCAGCTCTTTTCCCGCTATGGCGACCGGGCCAAGGTGTTGGCCATAAGCGACGGTCACGGCGCGGCCTACGATCCGGCCGGCCTGGACGCGGCCGAGCTGGCCCGGCTGGTGGCTGCCGAAACCTCCATCACCGGCTTTGACCCGGCCCGGCTGTCCGGCTCGCAAGCCTTTGTCCTGGCCGCCGACACGCCACAAGGGGCCAAGGCCCGGGCCAGCCTGCACAACACCGTCGTAGCCGACCTCTTCATCCCGGCCGGCGGCCGCCCGGACACCATCAACGACGCCAACTGGAGCGCCTTTTGCGACGAGGCCGGCCGTCCCTCGGCCCGGGTCGTCATCGAGGGGGCCAACCTCTTTTTGACCTCCGGCGCGCGCCGGGGACTGGAAGCGGCCGGGGTGCTCATCGCGCCTGGCCCCTCGGCCAACAAGGCCGGGGTCATCTGCTCATCCTACGAGATCCTGGCCGGCATGGCCATGACCGAGGAGGAACTGGCCGCCTGCCATGGCCGCTATGTCGAGGAAGTGCTGGTGATTCTTGGCCGCAAGGCCCGGAACGAGGCCGGGCTGCTGCTGCGCGAACGCCGCCGTCGCGGGGGCACGACGGGACTGGTGGGATTGAGCCGCGAGGCGTCTCTGGAGATCACGGCCCTTAAGGACGCTCTGAGCGAAGCCATGGCCCGGCAGGCCCCGACCGTGGCCGACATCGCCGCCGACCCGCTGCTGACAGAGCTTATTGCCGCCCACTGCCCGCCGCTGGTGGCGGCGCGCCACCTGGAGCGGCTTTTTGCCGTCGCCCCGGCGGCCTATCTCCATGCCGTGGCCGCGGCCCAGGCCGCCTCAACCATCGTCTATGCCGAAGGCTTGGGCTGGCTGTCTCGTCTGGCCGGCTTACGCGACCTCATGGCTATTGTCCGGGCCTATTTCGCGGCCGCCGGGGAGCTGGACCGACGTCTGGCCGCCCTGGGCCGAAGCCGGATGCCCGGACGAGACGAGCTGGCCGGCCTTTTGGCCCGGTCCGGGCGCAAGCTGCTGTGCGAACAGGCCCTGGGCCTGGATGGCCCGGCAGCGGGCGGGGAGAGTGAGGGACTCTAG
- a CDS encoding tetratricopeptide repeat protein, whose amino-acid sequence METPNISVAILTNNLHHAARDKKCCLDLNIKNVIVSDELDDLLDPIKEDAVQVVLIDAAVKGMDGASCLRALRRATRSKLLPVIMVTTESGLQNVVKAIAAGCNGYVIRPYSMTTLERHLQMALETTSVDEVEVEQLQTAQELVQQGRFDEALQEFSEIVEEENESTVWFNKGMDYLHRQKYGKAIVAFNKALALNAMYAEAYQGMAHAYKGKGDDANYRAYLDKSAEILALQDRLAELKELFAEILQANPDAVNPYNSLGIDLRKRGDYPGALHAYTQALTLTPKDENLHYNIAKACIFAKDYDRAIYHLEQAASLRDPFPEATKLLAKLRAKQYDGLAQAPQTTAADAGQAALAMDV is encoded by the coding sequence ATGGAAACGCCGAACATCTCCGTCGCCATCCTCACCAATAACCTGCATCATGCCGCGCGAGACAAGAAGTGCTGTCTTGATCTCAACATCAAAAACGTCATCGTCTCCGACGAACTCGACGATCTGCTTGATCCCATCAAGGAAGACGCCGTCCAGGTGGTGCTCATCGACGCCGCCGTCAAGGGCATGGACGGAGCTAGCTGCCTGCGCGCCCTGCGCCGGGCCACCCGTTCCAAGCTCTTGCCCGTCATCATGGTGACCACCGAAAGCGGGCTGCAAAACGTGGTCAAGGCCATTGCCGCCGGCTGCAACGGCTACGTCATCCGCCCCTATTCTATGACCACCCTGGAGCGGCATCTGCAAATGGCCCTGGAGACCACCAGCGTCGACGAAGTTGAAGTCGAGCAGTTGCAAACGGCCCAGGAACTCGTGCAGCAAGGCCGCTTTGACGAGGCGTTGCAGGAATTTTCCGAGATCGTGGAAGAGGAAAACGAGTCCACCGTCTGGTTCAACAAGGGGATGGATTACCTGCACCGTCAAAAATACGGCAAGGCCATCGTAGCCTTCAACAAGGCCCTGGCCTTAAACGCCATGTACGCCGAGGCGTACCAGGGCATGGCCCACGCCTACAAAGGCAAGGGCGACGACGCCAACTACCGGGCCTATCTCGATAAATCCGCCGAGATTCTCGCTCTCCAGGATCGTCTGGCCGAGCTCAAGGAACTCTTCGCCGAGATCCTGCAAGCCAATCCCGACGCGGTCAACCCCTACAATTCCCTGGGCATCGACCTGCGAAAGCGCGGCGACTACCCCGGCGCCCTGCACGCCTACACCCAGGCCCTGACGCTGACGCCCAAGGACGAAAACCTGCATTACAACATCGCCAAGGCCTGCATTTTCGCCAAGGACTACGACCGGGCCATCTACCATCTGGAACAGGCGGCCAGCTTGCGCGACCCTTTCCCCGAGGCCACGAAACTCCTGGCCAAGCTGCGCGCCAAACAATACGACGGCCTCGCCCAAGCCCCGCAAACGACCGCAGCCGACGCCGGCCAGGCCGCCCTGGCCATGGACGTCTGA
- a CDS encoding DEAD/DEAH box helicase — protein sequence MPFHPLTVEWFTAQVGRPTDIQSLAWPRIAAGEHVLAVAPTGSGKTLTAFLAALDALACGRWPVGQTSVVYVSPLKALGGDIRANLARPLSGLRQAFAAAGREFPRIRAELRTGDTPADARRRMLRQPPEILITTPESLNLLLSSKGGRGMLGAVRLVILDEVHAVAGSKRGVFLMAAVERLALLAGEFQRVALSATVSPLAEAARFVGGLAPGPDGVLAPRPVAVVESRAAKVMNVRVEYPDWSEREGSRDSFLAIVAGRIRRRIAANRTTLCFVNNRKLCEKLARLLNADRETPLAHAHHGSLSKELRLAVETRLKAGELKAVVATHSLELGIDIGSVDEVLLIECPPTVSAAVQRIGRSGHGVGEVSRAVFLPTSEKDLLEAAVMARAAAGRDIEPLRLVDAPLDVLAQVLVAMLGVETWNVDALFDAVRRIYAYRDLSRAAFDLTLGMLAGRYAATRLRELSPLVAIDALDGTASARAGALLRLYASGGVIADRGYYALRRQDSATRLGELDEVFVWEARLGQVFAFGAQNWRIERITDADVFVSPAPVGAVPAPFWLGDPRQRDRHFSGLVAAFLEEANARLDDPTYAEALATEHFLDHQAAQALVGYLRRQKDVTGAALPHARHLLIEVTDTGPGGAPGNQVILHAPLGLVVTAPLGLALEAALEARLGHAVPVYAGNDCLAVTLPGEVDPLEVLAAVPSRQAAALLRDRLEGSGAFGAAFREAAGRALLLPRDGFGKRQPLWITRLRARKLLSAVAGYGDFPIVLEAWRTCLVDLFDPQGLAGFLAAAQSGAMAVTVVRTRTQSPFAADIVWRHVTEYMYLTDAGTAAGPTGARPDLVAELTRRPDRPAVPEAVAQAFEARRQRLYPGYAPVSAAELLEYVKERVVVPGDEWQAMLAAMERDHGLAPAALEAALTPKLARLATPPQPGIVALERAAEAAEAVYGDAVLVQPLVAKAKPPRRAKAASEDQSAVREGLIAQWLSYYGPRSLDDLVSRLGLDSAILQAVLEDLQAAGNVVSGRLVTGRDEALWCDAANFETLLRLARAARRPALAALPPEKLPYFLAVWQGVAQPAKDAAALAERLERLACLPLAAAAWEADVLPARALGYDPTLLDAALEDSGLRWFGAGTKKVLFARPEDLDLAGFARRAPDAGLFPDPRASYDFSALLDITGLPPKTLAERLWQAAWKGEASCPALSVLRRGVANDFTAEDAYAPIRSGSSHGGPVRRGFRRTPPGRFAGSLPLSGSWQALVPPLLPDDPLAVEELAMDRARLLLARYGVVCRDMLARESAALSWTAVFRALRRMELTGEVVSGEFFTGLSGPQFADPGAVRLLVAGLVGDAPWWIAGNDPAAVWGFGQDPAALALPRRTAGAFVAFAGPRPVAVIEAGGARLRLALAPDDPGLPAALSPLVHLLCRRVSPLPRLTVATINDVPADKSPYLAMLRSLFEVVGERRGVTLYRSRSL from the coding sequence TTGCCGTTTCATCCGCTGACTGTTGAATGGTTTACGGCCCAGGTCGGCCGGCCCACGGACATCCAGTCCCTGGCCTGGCCGCGCATCGCCGCTGGCGAGCATGTGTTGGCCGTGGCCCCTACCGGCTCGGGCAAGACGCTCACCGCCTTTCTGGCCGCCCTGGACGCCTTGGCCTGCGGCCGGTGGCCGGTCGGCCAGACCAGCGTGGTCTATGTTTCGCCGCTAAAAGCCCTTGGCGGCGACATCCGGGCCAACCTGGCCCGGCCGCTTTCGGGCCTTCGCCAGGCCTTCGCCGCCGCCGGCCGGGAGTTTCCCCGCATCCGGGCCGAACTGCGCACCGGCGACACCCCGGCCGATGCCCGGCGGCGCATGTTGCGCCAGCCGCCGGAAATCCTCATCACCACGCCGGAATCCTTGAATCTCCTGCTCAGTTCTAAGGGCGGCCGGGGGATGCTCGGGGCGGTGCGGCTGGTCATCCTGGATGAAGTCCACGCCGTGGCCGGCTCCAAACGGGGGGTGTTTCTCATGGCCGCCGTGGAGCGGCTGGCGCTTTTGGCCGGCGAATTCCAGCGGGTGGCCCTGTCGGCCACGGTATCCCCCTTGGCTGAGGCGGCCCGGTTCGTGGGCGGGCTGGCTCCCGGCCCGGACGGCGTCCTGGCTCCCCGGCCCGTGGCCGTGGTGGAGAGCCGGGCGGCCAAGGTCATGAACGTGCGGGTGGAGTACCCGGACTGGAGTGAGCGCGAAGGCTCCAGGGATTCCTTCCTTGCCATCGTGGCCGGACGCATCCGCCGCCGTATTGCGGCCAACCGCACCACGCTGTGTTTCGTCAACAACCGCAAGCTGTGCGAAAAACTGGCCCGGCTGCTCAACGCCGACCGGGAAACGCCGCTGGCCCACGCCCACCATGGTTCGCTGTCCAAGGAGCTGCGCCTGGCCGTGGAAACTCGCCTCAAGGCCGGCGAGCTCAAGGCCGTGGTGGCTACCCATTCCCTGGAGCTGGGCATCGACATCGGTTCGGTGGACGAGGTCTTGCTCATCGAGTGCCCGCCCACGGTGAGCGCGGCGGTGCAGCGCATTGGCCGCTCCGGGCACGGCGTGGGCGAGGTGAGTCGGGCGGTGTTCTTGCCCACTTCGGAAAAAGATCTGCTGGAAGCGGCGGTCATGGCCCGAGCGGCGGCCGGCCGCGACATCGAACCCCTGCGGCTGGTCGATGCGCCGCTGGATGTCCTGGCCCAGGTGCTGGTAGCTATGCTCGGGGTCGAGACCTGGAACGTGGACGCGCTTTTCGACGCCGTGCGCCGCATCTACGCTTACCGTGACCTTTCCCGGGCCGCTTTCGATCTGACCCTGGGCATGTTGGCCGGGCGCTACGCCGCCACGCGCCTGCGCGAACTCTCCCCCCTTGTCGCCATCGACGCCCTGGACGGCACGGCCAGCGCCCGGGCCGGGGCGCTCTTGCGGCTGTACGCCTCGGGCGGGGTCATCGCCGACCGGGGCTATTACGCCCTGCGCCGCCAGGATTCGGCCACGCGCCTGGGCGAACTCGACGAGGTGTTCGTCTGGGAGGCGCGGCTAGGCCAGGTGTTCGCCTTTGGCGCGCAGAACTGGCGCATCGAGCGCATCACCGACGCTGACGTGTTCGTGTCGCCGGCTCCGGTCGGGGCCGTGCCGGCTCCTTTTTGGCTCGGCGACCCGCGTCAGCGCGACCGCCATTTTTCCGGGCTGGTGGCCGCCTTTTTGGAAGAGGCCAACGCGCGACTGGACGATCCAACCTATGCCGAAGCGCTGGCCACGGAGCATTTTCTGGACCACCAGGCCGCGCAAGCCCTGGTCGGCTACCTGCGCCGCCAAAAAGACGTCACCGGTGCGGCCCTGCCCCATGCCCGCCATCTGCTTATCGAGGTGACGGACACCGGCCCGGGCGGCGCGCCCGGCAATCAGGTAATCCTGCATGCGCCCCTGGGATTGGTCGTCACCGCGCCGCTGGGGTTGGCCCTGGAGGCAGCCCTGGAAGCCAGGCTCGGCCACGCCGTGCCGGTCTATGCCGGCAACGACTGCCTGGCCGTCACCTTGCCCGGCGAGGTCGATCCGCTGGAGGTGTTGGCTGCCGTGCCGTCACGGCAGGCGGCGGCGCTGCTGCGCGACCGGCTGGAAGGTTCCGGCGCGTTCGGAGCTGCCTTTCGCGAGGCGGCCGGCCGGGCGCTGCTGCTGCCCCGCGACGGCTTCGGCAAGCGCCAGCCCCTATGGATCACCCGGCTGCGGGCCAGGAAGCTCCTTTCCGCCGTGGCCGGCTACGGCGATTTCCCCATTGTCCTCGAAGCCTGGCGGACTTGCCTGGTCGATCTCTTCGATCCCCAGGGGCTGGCCGGGTTTCTGGCCGCCGCCCAGTCCGGGGCCATGGCCGTGACCGTAGTCCGCACCCGGACCCAAAGCCCCTTTGCCGCCGACATCGTCTGGCGGCACGTCACCGAATACATGTACTTGACCGACGCCGGCACGGCGGCGGGCCCCACCGGCGCGCGGCCCGATCTGGTGGCCGAGCTGACCCGCCGGCCCGACCGGCCGGCCGTGCCCGAGGCCGTGGCCCAGGCTTTCGAGGCCCGTCGCCAGCGGTTGTATCCGGGCTACGCGCCGGTGAGTGCCGCCGAACTCCTGGAATACGTCAAGGAGCGGGTCGTGGTGCCCGGGGACGAATGGCAGGCCATGCTCGCCGCCATGGAGCGCGACCATGGGCTGGCCCCGGCTGCCCTGGAAGCCGCCCTGACACCCAAGCTGGCCCGCCTCGCCACGCCGCCCCAGCCGGGCATCGTCGCCCTGGAGCGGGCAGCCGAGGCGGCCGAGGCGGTTTACGGCGATGCGGTCCTTGTCCAGCCCTTGGTGGCCAAGGCCAAGCCGCCGCGCCGAGCCAAGGCGGCGTCCGAGGACCAAAGCGCTGTCCGGGAAGGGCTCATTGCCCAATGGCTGAGCTATTACGGGCCGCGATCCCTGGACGATTTGGTGTCGCGTCTGGGCCTGGACTCGGCAATACTTCAAGCGGTACTTGAGGATTTGCAGGCGGCCGGGAACGTGGTCAGCGGCCGCCTCGTGACCGGCCGGGACGAAGCCTTGTGGTGCGACGCGGCCAATTTCGAGACCCTGCTGCGTCTGGCCCGGGCAGCAAGGCGGCCGGCGCTGGCCGCCTTGCCGCCGGAAAAGCTGCCGTATTTCCTGGCCGTCTGGCAGGGCGTGGCCCAACCGGCCAAGGATGCGGCGGCCCTGGCCGAGCGCCTGGAGCGTCTGGCCTGTCTGCCTCTTGCCGCCGCCGCCTGGGAGGCCGACGTCTTGCCGGCCCGCGCCCTGGGCTACGACCCGACCCTGCTCGACGCCGCCCTGGAGGACTCGGGCCTGCGCTGGTTCGGCGCGGGAACCAAGAAGGTGCTTTTTGCCCGCCCTGAAGACCTTGATCTGGCCGGTTTTGCCCGGCGCGCGCCCGATGCCGGGCTGTTTCCCGATCCCCGGGCTTCGTATGATTTTTCGGCGCTGCTCGACATCACCGGCTTGCCGCCCAAGACCCTGGCCGAGCGGTTGTGGCAGGCGGCCTGGAAGGGCGAGGCGTCCTGCCCGGCCTTGTCCGTGTTGCGCCGGGGCGTGGCCAACGACTTCACGGCCGAGGACGCCTATGCGCCGATTCGCTCCGGCTCGTCCCACGGCGGCCCGGTTCGGCGCGGTTTCCGCCGCACGCCGCCCGGGCGTTTCGCCGGTTCGCTGCCGCTGTCCGGCTCCTGGCAAGCGCTTGTCCCGCCGCTGTTGCCGGATGATCCCCTGGCCGTCGAGGAACTGGCCATGGACCGGGCCAGATTGTTGCTCGCCCGCTACGGCGTGGTCTGCCGCGACATGCTGGCCCGGGAGTCCGCCGCCTTGAGCTGGACCGCCGTCTTTCGGGCGCTGCGGCGCATGGAGCTGACCGGCGAGGTCGTGTCCGGCGAATTTTTTACCGGCCTGTCCGGCCCCCAGTTCGCCGATCCCGGAGCCGTGCGCTTGCTTGTCGCCGGCCTTGTCGGTGACGCCCCCTGGTGGATTGCCGGCAACGATCCGGCCGCCGTCTGGGGGTTCGGCCAGGACCCGGCCGCTCTTGCCCTGCCGCGACGCACGGCGGGGGCTTTTGTCGCCTTTGCCGGCCCGCGACCCGTGGCCGTCATTGAAGCCGGCGGCGCGCGCCTGCGTCTGGCCCTTGCCCCGGATGATCCCGGACTGCCGGCGGCGTTATCGCCCCTGGTCCATCTCCTGTGCCGCCGCGTTTCTCCCCTGCCGCGCCTGACCGTGGCGACCATAAACGACGTCCCGGCCGACAAAAGCCCCTACCTCGCGATGTTGCGCAGCCTCTTCGAGGTTGTGGGCGAACGCCGGGGAGTCACTCTGTATCGGTCGCGTTCGTTGTAG
- the dapB gene encoding 4-hydroxy-tetrahydrodipicolinate reductase has product MSVCDVVVMGALGRMGATFVRLIQAEPATFRLVGALERAGCTAGLANLHCEIGDDLATVLAKCPGAVVIDFTSPENSVHVARTVAASGNPCVIGTTGLSAEQTAELAEAAKKTALFFAPNMSVGLNVLLAVLPDLVRKLGPAYNMEVMEIHHGKKADAPSGTAIKLGQCLAEARGLDYDTVKRHARDGIIGPRTSDEIGVAALRGGDVVGDHTVYFFGPGERIEVTHRVHTRDTLAQGALRAATWIVKQKPGKLYNMADMLA; this is encoded by the coding sequence ATGAGCGTGTGCGATGTTGTGGTGATGGGGGCTTTGGGGCGCATGGGCGCGACCTTCGTGCGGTTGATCCAGGCCGAACCGGCCACGTTCCGGCTGGTCGGGGCTTTGGAGCGGGCGGGCTGCACCGCCGGGCTGGCCAATTTGCACTGCGAGATCGGCGACGATCTGGCCACGGTGCTGGCCAAATGCCCGGGCGCGGTGGTCATCGACTTCACCTCCCCGGAGAATTCCGTGCATGTGGCCCGGACCGTGGCCGCTTCGGGCAACCCGTGCGTCATCGGCACCACCGGCCTTTCTGCCGAGCAGACCGCCGAACTGGCCGAAGCGGCCAAGAAAACGGCGCTGTTTTTTGCCCCCAACATGAGCGTGGGCCTCAACGTCCTTTTGGCCGTGCTGCCTGATCTGGTGCGCAAGCTCGGCCCGGCCTACAACATGGAAGTGATGGAAATCCACCACGGCAAAAAGGCCGACGCCCCCAGCGGCACGGCCATCAAGCTCGGTCAGTGCCTGGCCGAGGCCCGGGGCCTGGACTACGACACGGTCAAGCGCCACGCCCGCGACGGCATCATCGGCCCGCGCACCAGCGACGAGATCGGCGTCGCCGCCCTTCGTGGCGGCGACGTGGTGGGCGACCACACCGTCTATTTCTTCGGCCCGGGCGAGCGCATCGAAGTGACCCACCGGGTCCATACCCGCGACACCCTGGCCCAGGGCGCGCTGCGGGCCGCCACCTGGATTGTCAAGCAAAAGCCCGGCAAGCTCTACAACATGGCCGACATGCTGGCCTAG
- a CDS encoding tetratricopeptide repeat protein — MSQENRINGIFSLKTAVTVGFGVTKRTAQSETYWFVKEIEDNAFDVQSLDMDFKRQGAPFRITREKLFEDYHLEPDLSYRLLSQPLLVGDHYRASNKPASAEQEYLKIKRIDEDNIRANFGLGLVYLSMDKTEKASYIFDRLVRMEEAFEPRHKHLFNEFGINLRKKGLFDEALKYYFRARELSPADDHLLLNIARVYYEQHNLAEAEKTAREALAINPDLAEAKRLLERIWDTPPRIELPPIKI, encoded by the coding sequence ATGAGCCAGGAAAACCGGATCAACGGCATCTTTTCGCTCAAAACCGCCGTTACGGTGGGTTTTGGCGTCACCAAACGGACAGCCCAGTCCGAGACGTATTGGTTCGTCAAGGAAATCGAGGACAACGCCTTCGACGTCCAGAGCCTGGACATGGACTTCAAGCGTCAGGGCGCGCCTTTTCGCATCACCCGGGAAAAGCTCTTCGAGGACTACCACCTGGAGCCGGACCTGAGCTATCGCCTGCTCAGCCAACCCCTGCTCGTGGGCGACCACTACCGGGCGTCCAACAAGCCGGCCAGCGCCGAGCAGGAATACCTCAAGATCAAGCGCATCGACGAAGACAACATCCGGGCCAACTTCGGCCTGGGGCTGGTCTATCTGTCCATGGACAAGACCGAGAAGGCCTCCTACATCTTCGACCGCTTGGTGAGGATGGAAGAGGCCTTCGAGCCGCGCCACAAGCACCTGTTCAACGAGTTCGGCATCAATCTGCGCAAAAAAGGCCTTTTCGACGAGGCGCTCAAGTACTATTTCCGGGCCCGCGAACTCTCCCCCGCCGATGATCATTTGCTGCTCAACATCGCGCGGGTCTACTACGAGCAGCACAATCTGGCCGAGGCTGAGAAGACCGCCCGGGAGGCCCTGGCCATCAATCCCGACTTAGCCGAAGCCAAAAGGCTCCTTGAGCGCATCTGGGACACGCCGCCGCGCATCGAACTGCCGCCCATCAAGATCTAG